CAGCCCGGCGCCGGGGTGCACGCCCACCCGGGCGACCTGCAGTTGTCCGGCGACGCGGCTCAGTACGTCAAGGACGGCGAGAACCAGAGCTGGTGGCACTTCCTCACCGACATCGTGCCCTCCAGCGCGGTCGGAGCGTTCGCCGAGGGCAACATCCTCCAAGTCATCTTCTTCGCCGTCCTGTTCGGCATCGCGCTGAAGGCCGTGGGTCCCGTGGGCGCCCCGCTCGTGGACGGCATCAACCGGCTGAGCACCGTCGTCTTCAAGATCCTGCACTACATCATGCTGGCCGCCCCCGTCGGCGCCTTCGGCGCCATGGCCTACACCATCGGCAAGTACGGCATCTCGACCCTCACCAGCCTCGGCCGGCTCATCGGGCTCTTCTACGGAACCTCGCTCTTCTTCGTCGTGGTCGTCCTCGGCGGTGTCCTCGCCCTGCTGCGGATCAACATCTTCCGGCTTCTGAACCACCTGCGCGAAGAGTTCCTCATCGTCCTCGGCACCTCATCCTCCGAGAGCGTCCTGCCGCGCGTCATGGCCAAACTCGAAGGACTGGGCGTACGGCGCGACATCGTCGGCCTGACCGTGCCGACCGGGTACTCCTTCAACCTCGACGGCAGCTCCATCTACCTGTCCCTGGCCGCCGTCTACATAGCCCAGGCCACCGACACGCCCCTCACCATCGGCCAGCAACTCGGCCTGCTCGCCGTGATGATCCTTACCTCCAAGGGCTCCGGAGGCATCACCGGCGCGGGGTTCATCGCCCTGGCCGCCACGCTCTCCACCGTCGGCACCGTCCCGGCAGCGGGCATCATGCTCATCTTCGGCATCGACAAGTTCATGTCCGAGTGCCGGGCCCTGACCAACCTCGCGGGCAACAGCGTCGCCACCCTCGTAGTCGCCCGCTGGGAACGCGTCCTGGACACCGAACGCGTCAACCGCGTCCTGCACACCGGAACCCCCGAGCCCGAGACCGATCCCACAGCGGCCACGGAGCAGCCGCGCCCCACGGACGCGGCCCCCTCCCTCGCCAAGACATGACCGGAGGCGGGCGCGGGGTGGAGGCCTTGGTGGGCGCGGTCAGGCCTGGAACGCCAGGAGCTTGGCGATGCCGTTGCGCTGGATCTCGGAGGTCCCGGTGAGGACCCGGAACATGCGGATCTTGCGGAACAGGAACTCGATCTCGTTGCCCTGCGTGAGGCCCTCCTTGCCGTGGATCTGCACGGCCTCGTCGAGGATCCGGAAGGCCGACTCGGCGACGAAGAGCTTGCACATGAAGGCTTCGGCGTGCGCGTCCTCGCCCTTGTCCAGCGCTGCCAGCGCCGCGTACGTCATGGAGCGGGCCGCGTAGAACTCCGTGGCCATGTCGGCGACCTTGTGCTGGATGGCCTGCAGCGCGAGCAGGGGCTTGCCGCCCGCGACCTTGCGGTGCCGGGTGCGGTCCAGGGTCAGGCTGATGGCGCGGCGGGCGGCCCCGATGACGGTGGGGCAGTGCAGCAGCCGGTTGGTGGTGACGCGGCCGAGCGCGATGCGCATGCCCATGCCCTCCTCGCCCAGGAGGTTGGCGGCCGGGACATGGCAGTCGTCCAGGATGATGTCGCTCTCGATGTGCTCGCCGGACATCGGGGTCGCGCCGTCGTCGACGCGGCACCCGGGGCTGTCCAGGTCGACGAGGAAGGCGGAGAACCGCGGCTTGTCGCCCTCCTGTTCACCGGTCCCCGCCATCCGGGCCACCACGATGGCGAAGTCGGCGAAGGGCCCGGCCGACGAGAACACCTTGTGGCCGGTCAGACGGTAACCGTCGCCGTCGCGGACGGCGGTGGTGCGCATGGAGCGCACGTCGGAGCCCGCGTCGGTCTCCGTGAGGGAGAAGCAGCAGGCCCGCTCGCCGCGGATCAACGGCAGGAAATACGTGGCGAGTTGAAGGTCGGTGGCGTGCTTGAGGATGTCTCCGGCGCGCAGCGGTCCGCCCATGTCTCCCAGGACGCTGTGGGCGAGGACGCGGCCGCTGGCCCCGATCTCCTCCTTGAGGGCGGCGAGTTGGCTGTACGTGAGGTTGCGGCCGCCGTACTCCTCGGGCAGATGAATGCCGTAGAAGCCGAGTTCGCGGCTGCGGCGCCAGATGGGTTCGAGGTCGGCGCGGGTGAGGCGGCTCTCGTGCGTGAGTCCGCGCTCGCGTTCATGCTCGGCGAGTTCACCGTCTAGGTAGTCGCGCAGCCGGCCGACGAGCTCGGCCAGGTGCGGGTCGTCGTAGGTGGGGCGCAGGGAGAAGTTCATGTCGGGTCGTTCCTTGTTCGGGCCGGGACGGCGAATTCGGGAGAGAGCACTGGAGGGGCAGAAGGCGCTGCTGGGCGGATCAGTTCACGCGGCGGACGGCATCGGCCCAGAACGGTTCACGCACGGCCTTGCGGTCGAGCTTTCCGTTGCGGTTGTGGGGGAGTTCGGCGACGAAGTCGACGGAGCGCGGCTTCTTTAGGCGGTCGAGGCGCTCGGCACAGAAGGTGATGAGCTCCTCCGCGCCGACGCCGGCGCCGGGCTCCGTGACGACGACGGCCTTGACGGCCTCGCCCCACGTCTCGTCCGGCACACCGACCACGCAGGCCTCCAGGACGGCGGGGTGCTCATAGAGGGCCGACTCGACCTCGGTGCAGTAGATGTTGAACCCACCGGAAATGATCATGTCCTTCTTGCGGTCGACGAGGAAGAGGTAGCCGTCCTCGCGCATCCAGGCCAGGTCGCCGGTGTGCACCCAGCCCTCGCGGAAGGTCTCGGCCGACAGCTCCGGCTCCTGCCAGTACTCCTGTACGCAGTCGGGCCCCCGCACGATGACCTCGCCGATCTCGCGCGGCGCGCGCTCGCGCCCGCTCTCGTCGACGACGCGGATCTCGGTGTCGTACGAGGCCCTTCCGCAGGACTGCAGCAGTTCCGGGTCCTCCTTGACCGCGAGGGCGATCTCCTCGCTGCTCAGTCCGGCGACGACGCTCGTGGTCTCGCCCAGGCCGTACCCCTGGGCGACCACCGGCCCGAAGAACTCCACCGCGTCGCGCAGTCGTTGGGGCGAGATGGGTGCGCCGCCGATTCGCACACTGGTCAGTGACGACAGGTCGCGTGCGGCGGCGCCGGGATGGGCGAGCACCATGTTCAGCATGGCCGGTACGAGGAACGTCGCGGTGATGCGCTCCTTCTCCACCGCCGTCACGAACGCCTCGGGGCTCCAGGTGGGCAGGACATACGTCGTCGAGCCGCCGAACACCCCGGCGAGCAGGCCCATGCCGGTGGCGTGCGTGATGGGACCGCAGGCGAGGTAGCGGGTGCCGGGCCGCGGGCGGGACTCGTCGCTCATCAACTGCTTGCGCATGTTGGCGAGCCGGTTGCCCACGGTCTGCACGGCGGCCTTCAGGGCGCCGGTGGAGCCGGAGGTGAAGTTCAGGACGCAGGGGGCGTGCTCGTCGACTTCGACGGCGACCGGTTCCGCGCTGCCTGCGGCGAGGAGCGCCTCGTAGGTGATGCCCGGCGCATCGCCGTCGAGCGTGCCGTCCAGGGGGACCGGCAGGCAGCCGGTGCCGGCCTCGGCGATCGCGGCGAGGGCGTCCTCGCGGTGGGCCGCGTCGAAGACGAGGGCGCGCACGGGGGCGTAGCGCAGGATGTGCGCCACTTCCCCGCGCCCCAGGCGGGCGTTGACCGGGGCGCGCAGCAGTCCCGCCTTGTAGAGGGCGAACTCGACCTCCACCAGCTCGCCCCGGTTCCAGGCGAGCGAGGCCACGGCGTCGCCGGGGCGCAGGCCGCGGGCGATCAGCGCGGAGGCCAGCCGGTTGGCGGCCGTGTCCAGGCGGTCGAAGGTCCACGACCGGTCTCCGCAGACGAGGGCTGTCGCCTGCGGCCAGTAGCGGGCGCTGCGGGTCAGATAGGTGCCGAGGTTCATCACGTTCTCCGGAGGGGGGCGGGGCGGTGCGGGGGAGGGTGGTCCGAATTTTGCGAATAAACAATCTGATCAATTGCAGACAGCTTGTTCAGTAACCTCTGGACTGTCAAGAGTCTTCTAGACTGGGTCGGCAATCACGACCGCACGGGTGAGGAGGGCCTTCATGGCCGAGGACAGGCGGACACGACGGTCACGACGGGCTCTCGGCTCGGCGCTGGTGGACCTGGTCCTCGAGCGCGGCTTCACCGCGCTGACCGTGGAGGACATCACCGAGCGCGCCGACGTGGCCCGCGCGACCTTCTACGCGCACTTCAAGGACAAGGAAGGCCTGTTCGCGCGCGTGACGTCCGACCTGCTCGAAGAGCTGGGGGAGCGGTTGCGGCCGACCATCGCCGACAGCGCCGTGGGCTTCACCGGCAAACCGGTCCTCGAAATGCTCCGGCACGCACGCGAGGAGCGCGATCAGTACCGGATCGTGTTGCGCGGCGAGGGGGACGGCAAGCCGCTGCAGATGTTCGTGGACGCCTGCGCGCGGGTCACCGCCGAGGAGTTCCGCGCCCGCGCCGACCGTAACGGCGTC
This Streptomyces sp. NBC_01283 DNA region includes the following protein-coding sequences:
- a CDS encoding class I adenylate-forming enzyme family protein — translated: MNLGTYLTRSARYWPQATALVCGDRSWTFDRLDTAANRLASALIARGLRPGDAVASLAWNRGELVEVEFALYKAGLLRAPVNARLGRGEVAHILRYAPVRALVFDAAHREDALAAIAEAGTGCLPVPLDGTLDGDAPGITYEALLAAGSAEPVAVEVDEHAPCVLNFTSGSTGALKAAVQTVGNRLANMRKQLMSDESRPRPGTRYLACGPITHATGMGLLAGVFGGSTTYVLPTWSPEAFVTAVEKERITATFLVPAMLNMVLAHPGAAARDLSSLTSVRIGGAPISPQRLRDAVEFFGPVVAQGYGLGETTSVVAGLSSEEIALAVKEDPELLQSCGRASYDTEIRVVDESGRERAPREIGEVIVRGPDCVQEYWQEPELSAETFREGWVHTGDLAWMREDGYLFLVDRKKDMIISGGFNIYCTEVESALYEHPAVLEACVVGVPDETWGEAVKAVVVTEPGAGVGAEELITFCAERLDRLKKPRSVDFVAELPHNRNGKLDRKAVREPFWADAVRRVN
- the dctA gene encoding C4-dicarboxylate transporter DctA translates to MAATASTTPTTSPPAPRPWHKQLYFWVLTAIVAGVLTGWLWPSVGVALEPVGTTFVSAIKMLITPIVFLTIVAGIGGVDSLRRVGRVGLKSLVYFQAGTLAALALGLIAVNLFQPGAGVHAHPGDLQLSGDAAQYVKDGENQSWWHFLTDIVPSSAVGAFAEGNILQVIFFAVLFGIALKAVGPVGAPLVDGINRLSTVVFKILHYIMLAAPVGAFGAMAYTIGKYGISTLTSLGRLIGLFYGTSLFFVVVVLGGVLALLRINIFRLLNHLREEFLIVLGTSSSESVLPRVMAKLEGLGVRRDIVGLTVPTGYSFNLDGSSIYLSLAAVYIAQATDTPLTIGQQLGLLAVMILTSKGSGGITGAGFIALAATLSTVGTVPAAGIMLIFGIDKFMSECRALTNLAGNSVATLVVARWERVLDTERVNRVLHTGTPEPETDPTAATEQPRPTDAAPSLAKT
- a CDS encoding TetR/AcrR family transcriptional regulator, which encodes MAEDRRTRRSRRALGSALVDLVLERGFTALTVEDITERADVARATFYAHFKDKEGLFARVTSDLLEELGERLRPTIADSAVGFTGKPVLEMLRHAREERDQYRIVLRGEGDGKPLQMFVDACARVTAEEFRARADRNGVEPRIDADLLARVWVGEQVAVLRWWVDQETPPMPPEEVVRQLLDLALRGRYWASGFDAPA
- a CDS encoding acyl-CoA dehydrogenase family protein: MNFSLRPTYDDPHLAELVGRLRDYLDGELAEHERERGLTHESRLTRADLEPIWRRSRELGFYGIHLPEEYGGRNLTYSQLAALKEEIGASGRVLAHSVLGDMGGPLRAGDILKHATDLQLATYFLPLIRGERACCFSLTETDAGSDVRSMRTTAVRDGDGYRLTGHKVFSSAGPFADFAIVVARMAGTGEQEGDKPRFSAFLVDLDSPGCRVDDGATPMSGEHIESDIILDDCHVPAANLLGEEGMGMRIALGRVTTNRLLHCPTVIGAARRAISLTLDRTRHRKVAGGKPLLALQAIQHKVADMATEFYAARSMTYAALAALDKGEDAHAEAFMCKLFVAESAFRILDEAVQIHGKEGLTQGNEIEFLFRKIRMFRVLTGTSEIQRNGIAKLLAFQA